tcgcCAACTTGCTCCCGAAGCCGATCTGCAGCCCTCCAGGATGCCAGAGGAGTTGTGGCACCTTGGGAACGTGAGGTTCAGCGTGCCATTtcgctagccattgcccccagcacccgGAGGTCCTATGACCGCGCCGTTCAGCAGTTTGTTACTTTTCGGCTTGGGGCGGGACTGCCCCAATTGTGGCCGATTCCAGTGGAGCACATACTGCGATTCTGTGTTGATCGTAGAGGTAAGGGTTGTGCTCCTAGAACAATCAGAGGTCAGCTGGCGGCCCTGGCGTTTGTCAGCAAGGCTCGCGGCTGGCAGGATTTTACGGGGGACTTTAGAGTCCGTAAAATGTTAGAAGGATGGGTGCGAGAGATGGGAGCTCAGGTAGATGATAGGGAGCCTATGTCCCCTGCCATTCTCAAGGGGTTGGGGGCTACGTGGGCTGATGTATGTAGTTCTGACTTTGAAGCCAAGCTCTTCCATGCAGCGGCTCTTATTGCCTTCTTTGGAGCCCTACGGGTAAGTGAGTTGGTGGTTCAGTCAGCTAGGGACAACTCAAATCGGGCCTTGTTGGCCCGAGATGTTAAATTGGCTGGGGAGACGGTAGCAGTCACCATTAGGCGATCTAAGACGGATCAGCTGCGGAAGGGCTCGGTGGTGCAGCTGGGTGCTTGTGCTGATCGGGAGCTTTGTCCTGTGCTTGCGCTTAGAGCATACTTGGAAGCTCGAGGGGATGAGCCCGGGGTGTTGTTCATTCACAGTGACGGGGCTCCCCTTACTCGTTTTCAGTTCTGGGCAGTTACTGCACGGGCTCTCGCCAAGCTTGGGTTGGCGGGTTTTAGGTTTGGCACACACTCTTTTCGGATTGGAGCGGCCTCGACGGCCGCTGCAATGGGTTATTCTGGTCCAGCCATTCAGAAGGTAGGCCGTTGGAGGTCTTCGGCTTACAAGTCCTATGTGCGCCCCCTAATGGGGCCTTTATAGTCTTTTAACTGTTgtcttttcttaggtgctgtggcgCATCGAGGAAGGTGCTCTATCCTTATCTGCGGGCACAGCTTCGTCTTTTGGGCCGCCCACCAGGCTAAGAGGACGGcgttcgggtcccagcttggcctgagccagtgggctacggtggagtggcagggccgtcgaggCCTGCGTTGGCCTGGTCTGCTTCCACTATTATTTGAAGGGAGGTGTGCCCCTCCACCTCATATTctcgtcattcacctgggggggaATGACTTGGGtttggtgaagggcaaggccctgtcactgcaggcccAGGCAGACTTGCGGTTGATAGGCAAGCGCTGGCCTGGTGTCTTAATCATTTGGTCCGATATTCTACCCAggagggtttggcgggaggccttggatGCTAAAGCTATAGAGGGAGCACGttataaggccaataaggccttacacaaggctttggagaaggggttgggggtttatttgccccaccccGGTATAAGGGCTGCTCTGCCGgacctctaccgaggtgacggagttcatctttcttttaaaggcaacaacatatttttagacgACTTGCGGCGGGGATTGCTGGAGGCGTTACGCCATATTTGGGGTgtcgaggcctaagcagaggcttgacctcgtcggtggcaggttagagttgggatttgagagcgggccggtgagtacccttggcacatcctcattggtggggagtgggggtctgtcaggagcggctgcggccctacggctcagctgcgagggcagactgcctagtgggacctcccagacaagtccttatcccaggctgtacggcttggggtgtttggagctttatggggggaaccattcgcctggccggccgggcccaagccatctctgttggatggctcgcacccggggcagtgggtctcgcccaggcaggttcaaggagaaggtcccatggtgaccactggcttgacctgtaccgctagttagctccccttgttgccgctgttgaggttatgttgttgctttaataaagtagcccttagtacccaaaacctgtgtctgcctctttcttccaactAGGGTATCAATAACACCCACACAGCAGTGAGCATTCTCGGCATCGTAGCCCCAGAGAGTCATTCAAGAAATAAAGGAAACAGAACataagatctttttaaaaaatcctactcCTTTTTTGTGTCTTTATGAACAACATACAATCAGTGTGGGCTGCTTAACAAAAAGACACGGCTCTATTATTGTAGTGTACTTAGCCTTTCTAAACCCCTCGAAAGAGGTATTGGTTAAGgttcagcagcaaaaaaaaaaatattaatgttcttatGCACATAGCAGAGCTGATGCATTACAGAGGTAAGGTGAacttgcatctgaggaagtgagctctgactcagaaaagctcatgctggaataaatagtgttagtctttaaggcacctTTAGATTAtgctctgctgaggtctctctcctcctcaaCTCCTGTCCTACCTAGACTCCTCCCCACCAAGtcaccaagaatttcccagcccagagctggcaaccctagtggtgatATCTTAGAGAAGACTCATCCAAAAGGGACTCAAAATTGTACATTTTCCCATCTCTGTTAACTGGCTACACAGGATCTAAAAATTGATAATAATTCTAGAGAATTctagtcagcagcagcagcagcaacctttattggcattacatccatgttaacaaaaacactcaatGCAACCAGAACTCAGTATACAAATACACAAcccgcctcatagatgcaagatacaaaattTTAGCTACAATTTCGATAACTTTTGGGTTCTGAGtcgccaataggaagataactttacatttatcagatt
The window above is part of the Eublepharis macularius isolate TG4126 chromosome 16, MPM_Emac_v1.0, whole genome shotgun sequence genome. Proteins encoded here:
- the LOC129343873 gene encoding uncharacterized protein LOC129343873, with amino-acid sequence MPPKKGVGTSKGKQPAKRPPAKRAPPPALSSSDDEGVDGAQQEILARIAALESSRGVSAASVGGAKRPRSTRASSRVAFQTEVLKRLSALEGTANQGGDDASGAIEPGETDLPGESGTDDQAGSQVALPVAVAVDNALGDGAVAHRGRCSILICGHSFVFWAAHQAKRTAFGSQLGLSQWATVEWQGRRGLRWPGLLPLLFEGRCAPPPHILVIHLGGNDLGLVKGKALSLQAQADLRLIGKRWPGVLIIWSDILPRRVWREALDAKAIEGARYKANKALHKALEKGLGVYLPHPGIRAALPDLYRGDGVHLSFKGNNIFLDDLRRGLLEALRHIWGVEA